ACCTGTTGCTTAAGCGCCTGATAGGCGGTTTCGAGTTGGGCCGACTGCTGATTGAACGCGGCAAACGCCTGCTCGAGTACTTTCGGTTGTGCTGATTGCATATCGGACTCTCTTTGTGGCGCTCACGTCGTTGTTCGAAAATTCGCAAAACGTATTTTGCAAGTATGATGCCAACTTGAGATTGCCTATAAAAACAGTCGCTTTCCTAACCCTCCATTCCGCGCGCGTCAATTTCTTGACGAGTGTGCGGGCGATTCAATTTCATATTTGCGCAGCTTTTCAACCAGTGTCGTGCGACCGAGATTTAGCAATCGCGCAGCACCCGCAACCGTGCCATTTGTCGCATCGAGTGCTTGACGAATGAGATGCTTCTCGACGCCGCTGAGGTGCTCACGAAGATCAAGACCTTCGCCAGGAAAACTGCCGCTGTCGGTCGGATTCAAATGCAGTGGCTCGTCGTCTGCGCTGTCGTCGATCCGATCATCAAAGCCGTCTCGATAGCGCGCGGGTAGATCGTCAATGTCGATCTTTCCTTGCGAATTTTGAATGGTAAGCCGCTCGACCAGATTCGACAGTTCGCGGATATTGCCTGGCCAGGGATAAGAGGCCAAAGCGGTCATCGCCGCGGTGGTCAGGCGTAAGCTGCGTCGCCCATCACCTTCTTGCTTCAACATCAAGTCGTTGACTAACTCTGGCAAATCCGTTTGTCGCTTGCGCAAGGGTGGCATTTCAATCGGAAACACGTTTAGTCGGTAAAACAGATCGAGGCGGAATTCCTTTTTCTCAATGGCCTCCTCCAAACAGCAATGCGTTGCAGCCAGCACGCGTACATTGCATCGACGGGTTTGGGTGCCACCGACTCGCTCGTAACAGCGCTCTTGCAGCACACGCAGTAGCTTTACCTGCATCGACATACTCATATCGCCGATTTCGTCGAGAAAAATGGTGCCGCCTTCCGCCAACTCGAAGCGGCCCTTACGGCTGGTCAGAGCACCGGTAAACGCACCCTTCTCATGCCCAAACAGTTCACTTTCCAATAGCTCGGGCGGAATTGCGCCACAGTTGATCGGCACAAACGGCATGTCGGCGCGCGAAGAATTCTCATGAATGGAGCGTGCGACCACTTCCTTACCCGTTCCCGATTCGCCCGTAATCAACACCGTACTGTTGTGCGGAGCCACTTGATGAATGAGCTCGCGCACACGGGAAATACGCTTTGAGCGGCCTGTAGGGGTGAATCGAAGGTTTTGGTTCTTGCGACGATCGCAGCGCTCAGCACGCTCCAGTAGCTGTGCCAGACGCGGTGTTTGGACCGGTGAATCCATCTTCCAGGCACGTTTGGGATCCAGTTTGCTCACCAGTTGCATTAGGCCCGGATCATCCGCGCTGTCGGATATCATCAAAAACGGTATCTTGCCATGACCGGGTCGCCCAAGCTTCAAGAGCGATTCGAGTCGATCGGTCTCGGACACTTTGCCGAGCATGACGGCAAGATAGTTACTGCGAGACTCGATGCCCGGTAGTTCCGCCATGTCGGTGACGACCACCGGCTGATAGTCGATTCCCTCAAGTGTTCGGCTGGTGTGATGCGCTCGTTGAATGTCCTGATCGACAACGAGCACTTTGGACGCTGAACTGGTGGCCTTCATATTCGATTTCCTTATTGTTTTGGCGGCCGGTGCGACCCGGCCCATTCCCTTTATGGTTTGACTTAATAGTGTGACGTTTTCAGCACAGTACGAGCGAAGGCCGGCTCGAATCTGTGAACGCAATCACACAAGTTTCTGGATCGGCAATAACCCTATAAGGGAAACCCACTAAATTGGCACAATATGTAAAGAAAACTCCTAAGGTTTATCGGAAACCACTTGTCTAGACACGACATGGTTAAGGGGAAAAAACGCGCAGAATGCGCGGGCATTGGCTAATTCGACGTCGGACATGAGCGATGTGTTGCCAGCCGTAGACGGGGCATCAGTCGCCGTATCGTTATACGCACTCCGCGTAGGCGGCCAC
This genomic interval from Pseudomonadota bacterium contains the following:
- a CDS encoding sigma-54 dependent transcriptional regulator, giving the protein MKATSSASKVLVVDQDIQRAHHTSRTLEGIDYQPVVVTDMAELPGIESRSNYLAVMLGKVSETDRLESLLKLGRPGHGKIPFLMISDSADDPGLMQLVSKLDPKRAWKMDSPVQTPRLAQLLERAERCDRRKNQNLRFTPTGRSKRISRVRELIHQVAPHNSTVLITGESGTGKEVVARSIHENSSRADMPFVPINCGAIPPELLESELFGHEKGAFTGALTSRKGRFELAEGGTIFLDEIGDMSMSMQVKLLRVLQERCYERVGGTQTRRCNVRVLAATHCCLEEAIEKKEFRLDLFYRLNVFPIEMPPLRKRQTDLPELVNDLMLKQEGDGRRSLRLTTAAMTALASYPWPGNIRELSNLVERLTIQNSQGKIDIDDLPARYRDGFDDRIDDSADDEPLHLNPTDSGSFPGEGLDLREHLSGVEKHLIRQALDATNGTVAGAARLLNLGRTTLVEKLRKYEIESPAHSSRN